In one Yarrowia lipolytica chromosome 1A, complete sequence genomic region, the following are encoded:
- a CDS encoding uncharacterized protein (Truncated form of YALI0A17853g, no similarity) yields the protein MAEEAKAKKNAEAEAKQKAAESKTEVKKRTLGAAKAAPISSQDTHVSDSQAEDKMDVDSDSDSDSDSDSDSDSDSDSDSDSDSDSDSDSDSDSDSDSDSDSDNGPKPEIKAKPAAKKSSQMPPSTQPPPKVKQTAPKSSQPTPAKKAMKEESESESDSDSDDDDSDDSDSDSEDTSKKRTIVKTPAKNAKATTKPEPKTAAKPASKTEAKPASKTEAKPASKTGAKPASKAETKPTVKTEPKTAVMSEPAKTAPKATASKSSTTVKPEANGSAIKKEGEAPKKSPFSNLKSLQSLAKMGVPEVKDSIPSSQPRFSQASQKKTEKEEESDSDDDSDDSDDSDDSSDDSDDSDDSDDSDDSDEQPAAKTKRAGAGLKKKKKNSGFASLMNKFM from the coding sequence ATGGCTGAAGAAGCAAAGGCCAAGAAAAACGCCGAAGCTGAGGCGAAGCAGAAAGCTGCTGAGTCAAAGACTGAGGTCAAGAAACGAACCCTTGGTGCTGCTAAAGCCGCGCCTATTTCTTCCCAGGACACGCATGTTTCCGACTCTCAGGCTGAGGACAAGATGGATGTCGACTCTGATTCCGActctgattctgattctgattctgattctgaCTCCGActctgattctgattcCGATTCTGACTccgactctgactctgactctgactctgactctgactctgactctgactctgactctgacaACGGGCCCAAACCCGAGATCAAGGCGAAGCCGGCAGCCAAGAAGAGTTCACAGATGCCTCCTTCCACCCAACCTCCTCCCAAAGTGAAGCAGACTGCTCCCAAGTCTTCCCAGCCTACtcctgccaagaaggcaatgaaggaggagtctgagtctgagtctgatTCCGATTCggatgatgatgactcTGATGACAGTGACTCTGACAGCGAGGacacctccaagaagagAACCATTGTCAAGACTCCTGCCAAGAACGCGAAGGCTACTACCAAGCCTGAGCCGAAGACTGCTGCGAAGCCTGCTTCTAAGACTGAGGCTAAGCCTGCTTCTAAGACTGAGGCTAAGCCTGCTTCTAAGACTGGGGCCAAGCCCGCTTCTAAGGCTGAGACCAAGCCCACTGTCAAGACTGAACCAAAGACGGCTGTCATGTCTGAGCCAGCAAAGACTGCTCCCAAGGCTACTGCTTCCAAGTCTTCCACTACAGTGAAGCCCGAGGCCAACGGCTCTGCTATCAAAAAGGAAGGCGAGGCTCCCAAGAAGTCTCCTTTCTCCAATCTCAAGTCTCTCCAGTCTTTGGCCAAGATGGGTGTTCCTGAGGTGAAGGACTCCATTCCTTCCAGCCAGCCCCGATTCTCTCAAGCctcccagaagaagaccgaaaaggaggaggagtccgaCTCCGATGATGACTCCGACGACTCCGACGACTCCGACGACTCTTCTGACGATTCTGATGATTCGGACGATTCTGATGACTCTGATGACTCTGACGAGCAGCCTGCCGCCAAGACTAAGCgtgctggagctgggctcaagaaaaagaagaagaacagTGGGTTTGCCAGCCTCATGAACAAGTTTATGTAA
- a CDS encoding uncharacterized protein (Truncated form of YALI0A17853g, similar to Saccharomyces cerevisiae NET1 (YJL076W) and TOF2 (YKR010C); ancestral locus Anc_1.294, no similarity), whose amino-acid sequence MLRLQVYAISPCLESETVTTWAPDRSMQTRSIDEAGMRVEKKFLHFTDPRSSLLELCHEIAERFKSIYPDNFEPRIDFLQSDTGLDLSPSFVSGDVFKSGDVVRAILRLPTDIEEFRKFQGEAPGIRFLEEDVGEAGEVSKIEAQVDDSTMSRDGRKRRRYTLPKEITKRLKRDSSVYSDGFGVRDPESFDHTMEEEAIYAHTVTVRRPRSRYSQGGTGTGHNSILESSTTSLIPPPRPDFASSSTTGPSPPASNNHYPQLESSQVAAGSSTPIRLSSKLGSTVVDKGNVSNPTPVRGSTSLDTIQTPVLSPQPKAAIQGSPMKSPPHAQKAISLPPVKKEPTSKESKDKEPVAKRAKIEPRVERKPEPESDTSFLAEFSDDGKFPTALMQARAQQKAAIEESRLTQQALRLHIKSPQYHIPSELGDHISPAKAKASLNAWLGWKHAQESNSPDIELARHRLVHCTFSALAEAANKQLDIANNKVQKGQLMAYRETFSVRADNSYKCLTAEQVAAEKLAADEEVAKEVARIKARQVSKDARDTKRRVRRESTAAANAHEAAVMAAKEEHDRAEAMRAREAKVREQEGAEARKEMIEDEKARQLKLKKEEEAKKRKEEEAKKRKEEEAKKKKEEEAKRKEEEEAKKKKEEEEAKKKEEEAKKKKEEEAKKKEEAKKKEEAKKKEEEAKLLELKKKEEA is encoded by the coding sequence ATGTTGCGACTCCAAGTGTACGCAATTTCGCCCTGTCTGGAGTCCGAGACCGTTACTACATGGGCTCCGGACCGGTCCATGCAGACGCGATCTATCGACGAAGCAGGCATGCGGGTGGAGAAAAAGTTCTTGCATTTCACGGACCCGCGATCTTCCTTGCTGGAGCTGTGCCACGAGATTGCCGAGCGGTTCAAGTCCATCTACCCTGACAACTTTGAGCCCCGGATCGACTTCCTGCAGAGCGACACTGGCCTCGACCTGTCGCCCAGCTTTGTGTCTGGAGACGTGTTCAAGTCCGGAGATGTGGTGAGAGCGATTCTGCGGCTGCCCACAGACATTGAGGAGTTCCGCAAGTTTCAGGGCGAGGCTCCTGGCATCCGATTTCTAGAGGAGGATGTGGGAGAGGCAGGAGAGGTGTCTAAGATCGAAGCACAGGTCGATGATAGCACCATGAGCAGAGATGGCCGCAAGCGAAGACGATACACACTGCCCAAAGAGATCACCAAGCGACTCAAGCGGGACTCGTCCGTCTACTCCGACGGGTTTGGCGTGCGTGATCCCGAGTCGTTCGACCACACCatggaagaggaggctATCTACGCCCACACAGTGACTGTTCGACGTCCTCGTTCCCGATACAGCCAGGGAGGCACCGGAACCGGCCACAACTCCATTCTGGAGAGTTCTACTACCTCGCTGATCCCCCCTCCCCGGCCAGATTTCGCCTCGTCCTCGACGACTGgaccttctcctcctgcttccAACAACCATTATCCTCAGTTGGAGAGCAGCCAGGTTGCTGCCGGATCATCTACACCCATCCGTCTTTCTTCCAAGCTCGGATCCACTGTTGTTGATAAGGGAAATGTGTCAAACCCCACCCCTGTTCGAGGCAGCACTTCTCTCGATACCATTCAGACACCCGTTCTGTCGCCGCAGCCCAAGGCAGCTATCCAGGGTTCCCCCATGAAGAGCCCTCCCCACGCACAGAAGGCAATTTCCTTGCCTCCtgtgaagaaggagcccACCTCAAAGGAGTCTAAAGACAAGGAGCCTGTTGCCAAGCGTGCCAAGATTGAGCCAAGGGTCGAGCGCAAGCCCGAGCCTGAGAGCGACACTTCTTTCTTGGCTGAGTTTAGTGACGATGGCAAGTTTCCCACAGCTCTCATGCAGGCCCGTGCTCAACAAAAGGCTGCCATCGAGGAGAGCCGGCTCACTCAGCAGGCTCTTCGGCTTCACATTAAGAGCCCCCAGTACCATATTCCTTCTGAGTTGGGCGACCACATTTCTCCTGCCAAAGCAAAGGCTTCTCTGAACGCGTGGTTGGGGTGGAAGCATGCCCAGGAGAGTAACTCTCCCGATATTGAGTTAGCTCGACACCGACTGGTTCATTGCACTTTTTCCGCACTGGCTGAGGCCGCCAACAAGCAGCTCGACAttgccaacaacaaggtGCAGAAGGGGCAGTTGATGGCCTACCGTGAGACTTTCAGCGTGCGGGCTGATAACAGCTACAAGTGTCTGACGGCGGAGCAAgttgctgctgagaagctggctgctgatgaggaggtcgccaaggaggttgcTCGAATTAAGGCTAGACAGGTGAGCAAGGATGCCCGGGATACCAAGCGTCGTGTCCGTCGGGAGTCCACAGCTGCTGCTAATGCCCATGAGGCGGCCGTGATGGCTGCCAAGGAAGAGCATGACCGTGCAGAGGCGATGCGTGCAAGAGAGGCAAAGGTTCGAGAGCAGGAGGGTGCCGAGGCGCGCAAGGAGATGAtcgaggacgagaaggCACGTCAGCtgaagttgaagaaggaggaggaggccaagaagaggaaggaggaggaggccaagaagaggaaggaggaggaggccaagaagaagaaggaggaggaggccaagaggaaggaggaggaggaggctaagaagaagaaggaggaggaggaggctaagaagaaggaggaggaggccaagaagaagaaggaggaggaggctaagaagaaggaggaggctaagaagaaggaggaggctaagaagaaggaggaagaggctAAACTGCtcgagctgaagaagaaggaggaggcttaa